In one Agrobacterium vitis genomic region, the following are encoded:
- a CDS encoding CoA transferase: MLKQEKMPLEGVRVLDLTRLVAGNMMTLQFGDLGADVVKVEQPGRGDPLRAWRHDGMDLWWREYGRNKRSISLDFSIPSDHAALLALIDRTDILCENFIPGGLSKWNLSHDILLERNPGLVIVSITGWGQTGPYASRPGFGTLVEAMSGLAAMTGFPDRPPTMPPIPIADMIAGLYAAFSAMAALRHRDLTGQGQVVDISLLEPIFSVLGPLAAAYTLTGKTPQRRGNRSPNNAPRNTYLTRDGEWIVISVSTPAMAEKFLRVFGLGDLLKDPKFSTHEARVENGDEIDATVTMKLAEHDLADLLEIFEREGLAGAPVLDVSQLLVNAHVRERGVVETVEDPDYGAYPMHAVVPRFSLTPGRIRSVGPRPDQDRAEILGELNLPDKKPADEIKLARIA, encoded by the coding sequence GGACCTGACCCGTCTGGTTGCCGGCAACATGATGACACTTCAGTTCGGGGATCTCGGGGCCGACGTCGTCAAGGTCGAGCAACCGGGGCGGGGCGATCCGCTTCGCGCCTGGCGGCATGATGGCATGGATTTGTGGTGGCGAGAATACGGTCGCAACAAACGCAGTATCTCCCTGGATTTCTCCATCCCGTCGGATCACGCGGCTCTACTCGCCTTGATCGATCGAACCGATATTCTCTGCGAGAATTTCATTCCGGGAGGCCTTTCCAAATGGAACTTGTCCCACGACATTCTGCTGGAGCGAAACCCGGGACTGGTCATTGTCAGCATCACCGGATGGGGGCAAACAGGTCCTTATGCATCCCGCCCGGGTTTCGGCACACTCGTTGAAGCGATGAGTGGGCTTGCGGCAATGACGGGGTTCCCGGATCGCCCTCCGACCATGCCACCGATCCCGATCGCCGATATGATCGCTGGCCTCTACGCAGCATTTTCGGCAATGGCGGCGCTGCGCCATCGCGATCTGACGGGACAGGGACAGGTCGTCGACATCTCGCTGCTCGAACCCATCTTCTCGGTTCTCGGTCCTCTGGCTGCTGCTTACACACTCACCGGCAAGACACCGCAACGCCGCGGCAACCGGTCTCCAAACAATGCGCCACGCAACACCTATCTGACCCGCGACGGCGAATGGATTGTGATATCGGTCTCCACACCGGCCATGGCCGAGAAGTTCCTCCGGGTCTTTGGTTTGGGTGATTTATTGAAAGATCCGAAGTTCTCGACGCATGAAGCGCGTGTCGAGAATGGTGACGAAATAGACGCGACCGTTACCATGAAGCTGGCGGAGCACGACCTCGCGGATCTCCTTGAGATTTTCGAGCGTGAAGGACTTGCCGGTGCGCCTGTTCTCGACGTTTCCCAACTTCTTGTAAATGCCCATGTGCGCGAACGTGGTGTCGTCGAAACGGTCGAAGACCCGGATTATGGCGCCTATCCCATGCACGCCGTCGTTCCGCGCTTTTCGTTGACACCCGGACGCATCCGCTCCGTTGGACCACGGCCGGATCAGGACCGGGCCGAAATCCTCGGAGAACTCAATCTTCCCGATAAGAAACCAGCAGACGAGATCAAACTGGCGAGGATAGCCTGA
- a CDS encoding citryl-CoA lyase — protein MMKSAEELQHAVWRTAITDFGDGRINIRGVPIEELMHWGSFGEVVFLLFAGRKPDVGEGRLFNAILIAASDHGPTSPSTLAGRVIASGNRRAPEAAVAGGLLAIGDAHGGAGEASMVMLSEALRAADNVGNFDAAALSIVKRAKEQKRRLPGLGHRFHGADPRANALFSQAEAQSVSAGPIAMIKAIERALETESGRHLPINVDGAIAAVLLGMGFEPLIARLIFIIGRCAGVATHVREELEREKPMRIRFPYTYDGPSPLELDRQIEAAE, from the coding sequence ATGATGAAAAGCGCGGAAGAACTGCAACATGCCGTCTGGCGCACGGCCATAACCGATTTCGGTGACGGGCGTATCAACATCCGTGGCGTCCCCATCGAAGAGTTGATGCATTGGGGCTCGTTCGGGGAGGTCGTTTTTTTGCTCTTTGCCGGAAGAAAACCGGACGTTGGCGAGGGACGTCTCTTCAACGCCATTCTGATCGCAGCTTCGGATCATGGTCCGACATCGCCTTCCACATTGGCCGGTCGCGTGATCGCAAGTGGCAACAGGCGTGCACCAGAGGCTGCTGTTGCGGGTGGCCTGTTGGCGATCGGCGACGCGCATGGTGGTGCTGGCGAGGCCTCCATGGTGATGTTGTCCGAGGCCTTGCGAGCTGCAGACAACGTTGGCAATTTCGACGCAGCCGCTCTATCGATTGTGAAGCGAGCCAAGGAACAAAAACGGCGCCTTCCGGGTCTCGGGCATCGGTTCCATGGTGCTGATCCTCGCGCTAACGCGCTTTTTTCCCAAGCAGAGGCCCAATCGGTTTCGGCCGGTCCCATTGCGATGATCAAAGCGATCGAACGCGCGCTGGAGACCGAGAGCGGGCGCCATCTGCCAATCAACGTCGATGGGGCTATCGCCGCTGTCTTGCTTGGTATGGGCTTCGAGCCACTCATCGCACGGCTCATTTTCATCATTGGGCGTTGTGCCGGTGTCGCAACCCATGTCCGCGAAGAGCTGGAGCGCGAAAAGCCGATGCGCATCCGGTTCCCCTACACCTATGACGGCCCGTCGCCACTTGAGTTGGATCGTCAAATCGAGGCTGCAGAATGA
- a CDS encoding isocitrate lyase/phosphoenolpyruvate mutase family protein yields MTLLSHHILPEERRPKLKALLGRGRPLRFMETHNPLSAIVAQTASALALNGETARFDGLWLSGFSMATSRGLPDIELAKFERRLETIEEIAAATDLPLIADGDTGGESLAFQLLCARLETIGVSAVVIEDKMFPKRTSLADGVRHALEDPHLFVSKIANAKSSLRSTDFMIFARTEALIAGAGIEEALRRAEVYLESAADGILVHSKVNSGKDVFEFATNYRRLCSAKGISKPLVVIPTAYPQFYECDLAEVGIDLVIYGNHQIRAAHAAMTNVCQLILQHERALEAQDSISTVRELIDAVGSGE; encoded by the coding sequence ATGACATTACTCTCTCACCACATTCTTCCCGAAGAGCGACGACCAAAGCTTAAAGCGCTATTGGGACGGGGCCGCCCGCTCCGTTTTATGGAAACTCATAATCCTCTTTCCGCGATCGTAGCACAGACCGCTTCTGCTTTAGCTTTGAACGGAGAAACAGCTCGCTTCGACGGGCTGTGGCTGTCTGGGTTCAGCATGGCCACATCTCGCGGTTTGCCGGATATCGAGTTGGCCAAGTTCGAACGGCGGCTGGAGACCATCGAAGAGATTGCCGCCGCTACCGATCTGCCTCTTATCGCAGATGGTGACACTGGTGGAGAGAGCCTGGCTTTTCAGCTGCTTTGCGCCCGCCTCGAAACAATCGGTGTGTCGGCAGTGGTGATCGAGGATAAAATGTTTCCTAAGCGAACGAGCCTCGCCGATGGCGTTCGCCATGCGCTCGAGGATCCCCACTTGTTTGTTTCGAAGATCGCCAACGCCAAAAGTAGCCTGAGGAGCACGGACTTTATGATTTTCGCTCGTACTGAAGCGTTGATCGCAGGCGCGGGGATCGAGGAGGCATTGCGCCGCGCTGAAGTCTATCTGGAGTCGGCGGCAGACGGAATTCTCGTTCACTCTAAGGTGAATTCTGGAAAAGATGTCTTTGAATTTGCAACAAACTACCGCAGATTGTGCAGTGCAAAAGGCATCAGTAAGCCGCTCGTCGTCATACCGACCGCCTATCCGCAATTCTACGAGTGCGATCTGGCTGAGGTTGGGATCGATTTAGTGATTTATGGCAATCACCAGATCCGCGCGGCGCACGCGGCGATGACGAATGTCTGTCAGCTGATTTTGCAGCACGAAAGAGCTCTTGAAGCTCAGGATTCCATTTCTACGGTCAGAGAGCTGATCGACGCCGTTGGAAGTGGCGAGTGA
- a CDS encoding GntR family transcriptional regulator, with product MREKHPLPHVSADESLAPDHPEKSARVYISLRDDIYARRWNAGSQFNIQTLADELKISRTPVREALIRLSVEQLVQFRPGKGFFAKARSSDEERNEIDLLFTILKGFIQKGVDHFTGEGLHQPSSFPGDNSNALLRVMFMENIYERIVAPTGNLTATRLVRALIARTTTVRKEIIKDEELGDTVFALAQELAIELESQNLRQALFLLDKISAVKINFITPSARVV from the coding sequence GTGAGAGAAAAGCACCCTTTACCACATGTCAGTGCTGACGAAAGCTTAGCTCCGGATCATCCGGAGAAGTCGGCGCGGGTTTATATCTCGCTTCGAGATGACATCTATGCTCGACGGTGGAATGCGGGCAGCCAGTTCAATATTCAAACACTTGCAGACGAACTCAAGATCAGCCGGACGCCAGTCCGCGAAGCGCTGATTAGGCTGTCTGTTGAGCAACTCGTGCAGTTCCGTCCAGGGAAGGGCTTTTTCGCAAAGGCTCGATCCAGCGATGAGGAGCGCAATGAAATTGATCTGCTATTCACCATCTTGAAGGGATTTATTCAGAAGGGTGTCGATCACTTCACTGGGGAAGGATTGCACCAGCCATCCTCCTTCCCGGGAGATAATTCTAATGCCCTTCTCAGGGTAATGTTTATGGAAAATATCTACGAACGAATTGTTGCTCCAACCGGAAATCTAACTGCGACGCGCCTCGTTCGCGCCCTAATAGCCCGGACCACAACTGTTCGTAAGGAAATTATAAAAGACGAAGAGTTGGGCGACACGGTGTTTGCGCTCGCTCAAGAACTTGCGATTGAACTCGAATCGCAAAATCTGCGGCAAGCGCTGTTCCTTCTTGACAAAATTTCCGCAGTGAAAATCAATTTCATCACACCCTCGGCTCGGGTGGTTTAG
- a CDS encoding IS6 family transposase, whose protein sequence is MKLPSSFPRLKGFRFPREDVANAVWVYHRFALSTADVEDLLGGCGVIVSRETVRLWINRFGRHFADCIRRNRPKPNDKWHINEAVITIGGKKSWLWRAIDADGDVLDILVQTRRNTKAAKRFLSRLVKQFGEPRVVVTDELRSYIKPIQNLAPDADHRAHKGLNNRIENSHRQTRKREKIMGRFKSPRQAQRLLSAHDQINTIFRPRRYNRSALSYCHARADAFCLWTDYTAEMVA, encoded by the coding sequence ATGAAATTACCGAGCTCATTTCCCCGCCTGAAGGGGTTTCGTTTTCCGCGTGAGGATGTCGCCAACGCAGTGTGGGTGTATCACCGGTTTGCTCTCAGCACAGCGGATGTGGAAGACCTTCTTGGCGGGTGTGGCGTAATTGTCAGCCGGGAAACCGTTCGTCTTTGGATCAATCGCTTTGGCCGTCATTTTGCCGACTGCATTCGCAGGAACCGACCAAAGCCAAACGACAAGTGGCACATCAATGAGGCTGTCATCACGATCGGCGGAAAGAAATCCTGGCTCTGGCGGGCAATTGACGCAGACGGCGATGTTCTCGACATTCTGGTTCAGACTCGCCGTAACACCAAGGCTGCCAAGCGTTTTCTCTCCAGGCTGGTTAAGCAATTTGGTGAACCGCGTGTCGTCGTGACGGACGAGCTGCGCAGCTACATCAAGCCGATACAAAACCTGGCACCAGATGCTGATCATCGGGCTCATAAAGGCCTGAACAACAGAATTGAAAACTCACACCGCCAGACGAGGAAGCGAGAGAAAATCATGGGGCGGTTCAAATCGCCTCGTCAAGCGCAACGCCTCCTGTCAGCCCACGATCAGATAAACACCATCTTTCGCCCTCGCCGATACAACCGCTCAGCTCTCTCATATTGCCACGCAAGGGCAGATGCCTTCTGCCTGTGGACCGATTATACTGCAGAAATGGTAGCTTGA
- a CDS encoding response regulator, producing the protein MSKITILCIEDEDAIRTLVVEELEDAGFKTLQASNGREGLEVILTKWPDIVICDITMPEMDGHQVMAEIQINHPEFSNVPFIFLTALADRDNMIAGLQSGAADYLTKPIDFDILLAKITGCVTRIENDEKMGRAF; encoded by the coding sequence ATGAGCAAGATTACTATCCTATGCATCGAAGACGAGGACGCGATCCGCACTCTGGTGGTGGAAGAACTGGAGGATGCCGGCTTTAAGACGTTGCAGGCCAGCAACGGAAGGGAGGGTCTGGAAGTGATCCTGACAAAATGGCCCGACATCGTTATTTGCGATATTACGATGCCGGAAATGGACGGGCATCAGGTGATGGCGGAGATCCAGATCAACCATCCCGAGTTTTCCAATGTCCCGTTCATTTTCCTAACCGCGCTCGCCGACAGGGACAATATGATTGCTGGCCTTCAGAGCGGAGCCGCTGACTACCTAACCAAGCCGATTGATTTCGACATCCTGCTTGCTAAGATCACGGGCTGTGTCACACGAATTGAAAATGATGAGAAAATGGGTCGAGCCTTCTAG
- a CDS encoding IS6 family transposase, translating to MTRFARDPLYRRHRFPAEVIAHAVWLYFRFPLSLRMVEDMLAARGVIVSHQTVRLWAEKFGRHFANDIRRRSAGRLGDKWHFDEVVITIAGKKHWLWRAVDQDGFVLDVLVQSRRDAKAAKRLMRKLLKGQCRAPRVIITDKLRSYGAAKRDIMPGIEHRSHKGLNNRAENSHQPVRRREKIMKRFKSTRHLQRFVSIHDPITNLFHIPRHDIPSVHHRELRTAAMQAWHQIARLHAA from the coding sequence ATGACCAGATTTGCCCGTGATCCACTTTATCGTCGCCATCGATTTCCAGCCGAGGTGATTGCCCATGCCGTTTGGCTCTATTTCCGGTTTCCGCTGAGCCTGCGGATGGTCGAGGATATGCTGGCTGCCCGTGGCGTCATCGTCTCTCACCAAACCGTGAGGCTCTGGGCGGAGAAGTTCGGCCGGCATTTCGCCAATGACATTCGGCGGCGCTCAGCCGGCAGGCTCGGTGACAAATGGCACTTCGACGAGGTTGTCATCACGATCGCCGGCAAGAAACATTGGCTCTGGCGCGCCGTCGATCAGGACGGGTTTGTTCTCGACGTGCTGGTGCAAAGCCGCCGCGATGCCAAGGCGGCCAAACGTTTGATGCGCAAGCTCCTGAAAGGGCAATGCCGTGCGCCGCGTGTGATAATCACCGACAAGCTTCGATCCTACGGTGCGGCGAAGCGTGATATCATGCCCGGCATCGAACATCGCTCGCACAAGGGCCTGAACAATCGGGCCGAGAATTCTCATCAGCCCGTCCGACGACGCGAGAAGATCATGAAGCGCTTCAAGTCAACACGACATCTTCAGCGTTTCGTTTCCATCCATGACCCGATCACCAACCTTTTTCACATTCCCCGCCACGACATTCCATCCGTCCACCATCGCGAACTGCGAACAGCTGCCATGCAAGCATGGCACCAAATCGCGCGCCTTCACGCCGCATGA
- a CDS encoding type II toxin-antitoxin system RelE/ParE family toxin has protein sequence MKHYTIRLSLEAQTDLVEIHESITTRSGSAVTADRYIERIDGFLSSFDVFPERGTVRNEIRPGLGIVGFERSVSVGFVVEDDDGVILRILAGGRELTMDE, from the coding sequence ATGAAGCACTATACAATCCGCCTGTCACTGGAAGCGCAAACCGATTTGGTGGAAATCCATGAATCCATCACGACGCGTTCCGGCTCCGCCGTCACCGCCGACCGCTACATTGAGCGCATCGACGGCTTCCTGTCATCATTCGACGTATTCCCCGAACGTGGCACGGTGCGTAACGAAATACGTCCCGGCCTGGGCATCGTCGGATTCGAGCGGAGCGTGAGCGTGGGGTTCGTGGTTGAGGACGACGACGGGGTCATCCTGCGCATCCTTGCAGGTGGCCGTGAACTCACAATGGACGAATAA
- a CDS encoding ribbon-helix-helix domain-containing protein, with protein sequence MRTTQSLSITLPIEMAEMVKAKVASGEYASESEVIRDGLRTLAARDSVVERWLREEVAPAYDAHKADPTRAVPLADGMANVRAHIAKAKSRS encoded by the coding sequence ATGCGCACAACCCAATCCCTCAGCATCACCCTTCCCATTGAGATGGCCGAAATGGTCAAGGCCAAGGTCGCGTCCGGCGAATATGCTTCCGAAAGCGAGGTTATCCGCGACGGCCTGCGCACGCTCGCCGCACGCGATTCTGTGGTGGAACGCTGGCTCCGTGAGGAAGTGGCTCCCGCCTATGACGCCCATAAGGCCGATCCGACGCGGGCGGTGCCTCTCGCTGACGGCATGGCAAATGTTCGTGCGCACATCGCCAAGGCCAAAAGCCGTTCTTGA
- a CDS encoding IS6 family transposase, giving the protein MTQVPRERLYRRHRFPAEVIAHAVCLYLRFPLSLRMVEDLLAARGIIVSHQTVRFWVEKFGRHFSNDIRRRSTGRLGDKWHLDEVAISIGGKKHWLWRAVDQDGFVLDVLVQSCRDTKAAKCLMRKLMKGQGHSPRVAITDKLRSYGAAKRDIMPGVEHRLHKGLNNRAENSHQPTRRRERIMKGFKSARHLQRFVSIHDPVANLFHIPRHEISSDNHRELRTQAMQMWNEIACLQTA; this is encoded by the coding sequence ATGACCCAAGTCCCTCGCGAACGCCTTTATCGTCGCCATCGGTTTCCAGCTGAAGTGATTGCCCACGCCGTGTGTCTCTATCTTCGTTTTCCGCTCAGTCTGCGCATGGTCGAAGATCTGCTGGCGGCGCGAGGGATCATCGTTTCGCACCAGACCGTGCGTTTCTGGGTTGAGAAATTCGGCCGACATTTCTCCAATGACATCCGGAGAAGATCCACCGGTCGGCTTGGCGACAAATGGCATCTTGATGAGGTTGCCATCTCCATTGGCGGCAAGAAACACTGGCTGTGGCGCGCCGTCGATCAGGATGGCTTCGTTCTCGACGTGCTGGTGCAGAGCTGCCGCGATACCAAGGCCGCCAAATGTCTTATGCGAAAGCTTATGAAAGGACAGGGGCACTCGCCGCGCGTGGCAATCACCGACAAGCTGCGATCCTATGGCGCGGCAAAGCGCGACATCATGCCCGGCGTCGAGCATCGCTTGCACAAAGGACTGAACAATCGGGCGGAGAATTCCCATCAACCGACACGGCGACGAGAACGGATCATGAAGGGCTTCAAATCAGCGCGACATCTCCAGCGTTTCGTTTCAATTCATGACCCTGTCGCCAACCTTTTTCACATTCCACGCCACGAGATCTCATCAGACAATCATCGCGAACTGAGAACCCAGGCC